The Methylomagnum ishizawai genome has a window encoding:
- a CDS encoding efflux RND transporter permease subunit — MEGLIRAALGQRLIVLVIALALVAAGVAAFRQLSVDAFPDVTNVQVQVAAEAPGRSPEEVERFVTVPLEIAMTGLPGLTELRSVNRNALSQIVLVFSDDTDVYFARQLVLERLIEAAANLPEGVTPVLGPVSSGLGEVYQYTLERPDDGGRELTLQELTDRRTLQDWVVRPLLRGVPGVAEINSIGGLERQYQVLPNPDRLRHYGLTLKEVYTALALNNANSGGGKLPRYAEQYLIRGVGLIEGVEDIEEIVLKEIDGTPVFIRDVAEVRIGAAGRSGAVIKNGVTESVGGIVLSIRGGNAKRIVSQVKQRVEEINGQGMLPDGLRIVPFYDRSELVDAAIHTVAKVLLEGVGLVVVVLLLYLGDLRSSLIVVATLVVTPLCTFMAMNHFGISANLMSLGGLAIAIGIMVDGSVVVVENAFRHLGEAKDRGDRLLTVLLAATEVATPVLFGVGIICLVFLPLMTLEGIEGKLFAPLAYTIAIALLVSLVLSLTLSPVLCAYLLKGGAEHDTPVIAFMKRPYLKLLDFALGNPVRVVAAAVAVLGLSLSLLPFLGSSFIPEMKEGTIVPGINRVPSMSLAESIKLEAEAMRLVMEVPGVAGVVSQLGRSESPTDPQPENESTPIATLKPRGALPEGWDQDTVTEAIREKLKVLPGVQVVMAQPISDRVDEMVTGVRSDVAIKVFGDDLGELKRLADAIVKVLNTVEGSADIRVERLSGQQYLTIDIDRRAIARHGINVADINDIIETAIGGRVSTDVFEGERRFSAVVRFPESFRGSPEAIGEILLKSPNGALVRLDDLAQVRVVDGPAQISREMAKRRIVIGANVRGRDLGGFVAELQRKVGAEVKLPPGYFLKWGGQFENLERAMNRLKLIIPITIGAIFFLLFLLFNSLRFAALIILVLPFASMGGIVSLYLTGEYLSVPASVGFITLWGIAVLNGVVLVSYIRSLRGQGLPQWEAIAEGCRQRFRPVMMTATVAMLGLIPFLFSTGPGSEVQRPLAIVVIGGLISSTLLTLVVLPALYRWFEREEAGFKL, encoded by the coding sequence ATGGAGGGTTTGATCCGCGCCGCGCTCGGGCAGCGGCTGATCGTGCTGGTGATCGCCCTGGCCTTGGTCGCCGCCGGGGTGGCGGCCTTCCGGCAACTCTCGGTCGATGCCTTCCCCGATGTGACCAATGTCCAGGTGCAGGTGGCGGCGGAAGCGCCGGGCCGCTCGCCGGAGGAGGTCGAGCGCTTCGTCACCGTGCCGCTGGAAATCGCCATGACCGGCCTGCCCGGCCTGACCGAGTTGCGCTCGGTCAACCGCAACGCCCTGTCCCAGATCGTCCTGGTGTTCAGCGACGACACCGATGTTTATTTCGCCCGCCAATTGGTGCTGGAGCGCCTGATCGAGGCGGCGGCCAACCTGCCGGAAGGCGTCACGCCGGTGTTGGGGCCGGTGTCGTCGGGCTTGGGCGAGGTCTATCAATACACCCTCGAACGCCCGGACGACGGTGGCCGCGAACTGACCCTCCAGGAACTGACCGACCGCCGCACCCTTCAGGATTGGGTGGTGCGGCCCTTGTTGCGCGGGGTGCCGGGCGTGGCCGAGATCAATTCCATCGGTGGTCTGGAACGCCAATACCAGGTGTTGCCCAATCCCGACCGCCTGCGCCATTACGGGCTGACGCTGAAGGAGGTCTATACCGCCCTGGCGCTCAACAACGCCAACAGCGGCGGCGGCAAGCTGCCGCGCTACGCCGAGCAATACCTGATCCGGGGCGTGGGTTTGATCGAGGGCGTGGAGGATATCGAGGAAATCGTCCTCAAGGAGATCGACGGCACGCCGGTCTTCATCCGCGACGTGGCCGAGGTGAGGATCGGCGCGGCGGGCCGTTCCGGCGCGGTCATCAAGAACGGCGTGACCGAATCCGTGGGCGGCATCGTCCTGTCGATCCGGGGCGGCAACGCCAAGCGCATCGTGTCCCAGGTCAAGCAGCGGGTGGAAGAGATCAACGGCCAGGGCATGCTGCCGGACGGGCTGAGGATCGTGCCGTTCTACGACCGTTCCGAACTGGTGGACGCCGCCATCCACACCGTCGCCAAGGTGCTGCTGGAAGGCGTGGGGCTGGTGGTGGTGGTGTTGCTGCTGTATCTGGGCGATCTCAGGTCCAGTCTGATCGTGGTGGCGACCCTGGTCGTTACGCCGCTCTGCACCTTCATGGCGATGAACCATTTCGGCATTTCCGCCAACCTGATGTCGCTGGGGGGCCTGGCCATCGCCATCGGCATCATGGTGGACGGTTCGGTGGTGGTGGTGGAGAACGCCTTCCGCCATCTGGGCGAGGCCAAGGACAGGGGCGACCGTCTCTTGACCGTGCTGCTGGCGGCGACCGAGGTGGCGACGCCGGTGCTGTTCGGGGTGGGCATCATCTGCCTGGTGTTCCTGCCCTTGATGACCCTGGAAGGCATCGAGGGCAAGCTGTTCGCCCCCCTGGCCTATACCATCGCCATCGCCTTGCTGGTTTCGCTGGTGCTGTCGCTGACCCTGTCGCCGGTCCTGTGCGCCTATCTGCTCAAGGGCGGGGCCGAACACGATACGCCCGTCATCGCCTTCATGAAGCGGCCCTATCTCAAGCTGTTGGATTTCGCGCTGGGGAATCCGGTGAGGGTGGTGGCGGCGGCGGTGGCGGTGCTGGGTTTGAGCCTGTCGCTCTTGCCCTTCCTGGGCTCCTCGTTCATCCCGGAGATGAAGGAGGGGACCATCGTGCCGGGCATCAACCGCGTGCCCAGCATGTCGCTGGCCGAATCGATCAAGCTGGAAGCGGAAGCCATGCGGCTGGTGATGGAAGTGCCGGGCGTGGCCGGGGTGGTGTCGCAACTGGGCCGCAGCGAAAGCCCCACCGATCCCCAGCCGGAAAACGAATCCACCCCCATCGCCACCTTGAAGCCGCGTGGGGCCCTGCCCGAAGGCTGGGACCAGGATACGGTGACGGAGGCCATCCGCGAGAAGCTCAAGGTCTTGCCGGGTGTGCAGGTGGTGATGGCCCAGCCGATTTCCGACCGGGTGGACGAGATGGTCACGGGGGTGCGCTCGGATGTCGCCATCAAGGTCTTCGGCGACGACCTCGGGGAACTCAAGCGGCTGGCCGACGCAATCGTGAAGGTGCTGAACACGGTCGAGGGCAGCGCCGATATCAGGGTGGAGCGCCTCAGCGGCCAGCAATACCTGACCATCGATATCGACCGCCGCGCCATCGCCCGCCACGGCATCAACGTGGCCGATATCAACGATATCATCGAGACCGCCATCGGCGGGCGGGTCAGCACCGATGTGTTCGAGGGCGAGCGGCGCTTCTCGGCGGTGGTCAGGTTCCCGGAAAGCTTCCGCGGCAGCCCCGAGGCCATCGGCGAAATCCTGTTGAAATCGCCGAACGGGGCTTTGGTGCGGTTGGACGATCTGGCCCAGGTCCGGGTGGTGGACGGCCCGGCCCAGATCAGCCGGGAAATGGCCAAGCGCCGCATCGTGATCGGGGCCAATGTCCGGGGACGCGACCTCGGCGGCTTCGTGGCGGAATTGCAGCGAAAGGTGGGCGCGGAGGTGAAGCTGCCGCCCGGTTATTTCCTCAAATGGGGCGGGCAGTTCGAGAACCTGGAACGGGCCATGAACCGGCTCAAGCTCATCATCCCCATCACCATCGGGGCGATCTTCTTCCTGTTGTTCCTGCTGTTCAATTCACTGCGGTTCGCGGCCCTCATCATCCTGGTGCTGCCGTTCGCGTCCATGGGCGGGATCGTTTCGCTATACCTGACCGGGGAATATCTGTCGGTCCCGGCCTCGGTGGGTTTCATCACCTTGTGGGGCATCGCGGTATTGAATGGCGTGGTGCTGGTGTCCTACATCCGGAGCTTGCGCGGGCAGGGGCTGCCACAGTGGGAAGCCATCGCCGAGGGTTGCCGCCAGCGTTTCCGCCCGGTGATGATGACCGCGACCGTCGCCATGCTGGGCCTGATTCCGTTCCTGTTCTCGACCGGGCCGGGTTCGGAGGTGCAAAGGCCGCTCGCCATCGTGGTGATCGGCGGTTTGATCTCGTCCACCTTGCTGACCTTGGTGGTGTTGCCCGCTTTGTACCGTTGGTTCGAACGGGAGGAGGCGGGCTTCAAGTTGTAG
- a CDS encoding DUF3240 family protein, whose amino-acid sequence MSEFSLLTLICPPGLEEPLVDWLLESLPDHGFSTFPVSGHSSRHQGLSLAEQVAGRKRQVRFELHAPEAELFRLVERLTTEFAGTGLHYWMTPVLAQGRI is encoded by the coding sequence ATGTCCGAATTTTCCCTGTTGACCCTGATTTGCCCGCCCGGCCTGGAAGAACCCCTGGTCGATTGGTTGCTCGAATCCCTGCCCGATCATGGTTTCAGCACCTTCCCGGTGAGCGGCCATTCCAGCCGCCACCAAGGGCTGAGCCTGGCCGAGCAGGTCGCGGGCCGCAAGCGCCAAGTCCGGTTCGAGCTACACGCGCCGGAGGCCGAACTGTTCCGGCTGGTCGAGCGTCTTACCACTGAGTTCGCCGGGACCGGGCTGCATTACTGGATGACGCCGGTCTTGGCGCAAGGCCGGATCTAG
- a CDS encoding efflux RND transporter periplasmic adaptor subunit produces the protein MKLPLAWIFALVLPNAWAGIAPAPSQATELSVHAPPALLQKLVIEPVSEAHFTETLRLPGRVALDEHRVARIGPSISGRVTEIKAFIGQSVRQGDTLALINSTELGAAQAAYLKAKTQVGLQRLAVQRARRLFEEGIISQATLHEREGALAEAEVELRAGDDQLEVMGMSPAAIRRLADTGHIDSMTPVTATLTGTVLERQISVGQIAQPADDLFTVADLSQVWVVAEAPEQDAHRVEPGRYAEVEIPALLQQRITGRLIYVADTVNPVTRTVTVRMAVENAQHRIKPEMLANMVIRRSSEPGLVIPAQAVVRVDDRDHVFVQTGGDHFELRPVALGVEQDGRRRVVEGLSYGQRIVVDGAFHLNNERIRKELE, from the coding sequence ATGAAACTACCGCTCGCCTGGATATTCGCGCTGGTCCTGCCCAATGCCTGGGCCGGGATCGCCCCCGCCCCTTCCCAGGCCACCGAGCTATCCGTCCACGCCCCGCCCGCGCTTTTGCAAAAGCTGGTGATCGAGCCGGTGTCCGAGGCCCATTTCACCGAAACCCTGCGGCTGCCGGGCCGGGTGGCCCTGGACGAACACCGCGTGGCCCGCATCGGTCCCAGCATCAGTGGCCGCGTCACCGAGATCAAAGCCTTCATCGGCCAAAGCGTCCGGCAGGGCGATACCCTGGCCCTCATCAACAGCACCGAACTGGGGGCCGCCCAGGCCGCCTATCTCAAGGCCAAGACCCAGGTCGGTTTGCAGCGCTTGGCGGTGCAGCGGGCGCGGCGCTTGTTCGAGGAGGGCATCATCAGCCAAGCCACCCTGCACGAGCGGGAAGGGGCTTTGGCCGAGGCCGAGGTCGAACTCCGGGCCGGCGACGACCAACTGGAGGTTATGGGCATGAGCCCCGCCGCCATCCGCCGCCTCGCCGACACCGGCCATATCGACTCCATGACCCCGGTGACGGCCACCCTCACCGGAACGGTGCTGGAGCGCCAGATATCGGTGGGGCAAATCGCCCAGCCCGCCGACGATTTGTTCACCGTCGCCGACCTGTCCCAGGTCTGGGTGGTGGCGGAAGCCCCGGAGCAGGACGCCCACCGGGTCGAGCCGGGCCGCTATGCCGAGGTGGAAATCCCGGCCCTGCTCCAGCAGCGCATCACAGGGCGCTTGATCTACGTGGCCGACACCGTGAACCCGGTCACGCGCACCGTAACGGTGCGGATGGCGGTTGAAAACGCCCAACACCGGATCAAGCCGGAGATGCTGGCGAACATGGTGATCCGCCGTTCCTCGGAACCGGGGCTGGTGATTCCGGCCCAGGCCGTGGTGCGGGTGGACGACCGCGACCATGTGTTCGTGCAGACCGGCGGCGACCATTTCGAACTGCGCCCGGTGGCGCTGGGCGTGGAGCAGGACGGGCGGCGGCGGGTGGTGGAAGGCTTGAGCTACGGCCAGCGCATCGTGGTGGACGGCGCGTTCCATCTCAACAACGAGCGCATCCGCAAGGAATTGGAGTAG
- a CDS encoding efflux RND transporter periplasmic adaptor subunit — protein MSSVKRVGFRYVLPLLLGWAVPVHALENTVRLTPEQISHLGIRAVPPEAVTALPLSQAPGRVVLPPAKEFVVSALQAGVISHVNVPLGVKVGKGQALAQLRSATLLDAQRSLIDAASEYELARAKLDRDQTLLQEGVISKLRWQETRGAFDKAQAALGEAEQILIASGVGPADVARIKAKHQLDSAMEVRSPIDGVVLERMAVVGQRVDAMAPLFRIGKLDELWLEVDMPQERLREVKLGDRIAVENPKAAARIIEVGQNVDAQSQSALVRAVVDQGAENLRPGMNLNVQLMHRSTDRIFRVPVAAVISHEGKNYVFVKTAEGYAAREVAVAGQEAYSVTVHEGLEPGDEVAAQGVAGLKAAWLGMGEGE, from the coding sequence ATGAGCAGCGTCAAACGCGTCGGTTTTCGTTACGTCCTGCCGCTCTTGTTGGGCTGGGCGGTTCCGGTCCACGCCTTGGAGAACACCGTCCGCCTCACCCCCGAGCAAATCAGCCATCTCGGTATCCGCGCCGTTCCGCCGGAAGCGGTCACGGCCTTGCCCTTGTCCCAGGCACCGGGCCGGGTGGTGCTGCCGCCCGCCAAGGAATTCGTGGTGTCGGCCTTGCAGGCCGGGGTCATCAGCCATGTCAACGTGCCCTTGGGGGTCAAGGTGGGCAAGGGCCAAGCCTTGGCCCAACTGCGCAGCGCCACCTTGCTGGATGCCCAGCGCAGCCTGATCGACGCCGCTTCCGAGTACGAACTGGCCCGCGCCAAGTTGGACCGCGACCAGACCTTGCTGCAAGAAGGCGTGATTTCCAAGCTGCGCTGGCAGGAAACCAGGGGCGCGTTCGACAAGGCCCAGGCCGCGCTGGGCGAGGCCGAGCAAATCCTGATCGCCTCCGGGGTCGGTCCCGCCGATGTGGCGCGGATCAAGGCCAAGCATCAACTCGACAGCGCGATGGAGGTGCGCTCGCCCATCGACGGCGTGGTGCTGGAACGCATGGCCGTGGTCGGGCAAAGGGTGGACGCCATGGCCCCGTTATTCCGCATCGGCAAGCTGGACGAACTGTGGTTGGAAGTGGACATGCCGCAGGAGCGCCTGCGCGAGGTCAAGCTGGGCGACAGGATCGCGGTCGAGAATCCCAAGGCCGCAGCCCGTATCATCGAGGTGGGCCAGAACGTCGATGCCCAGAGCCAAAGCGCCCTGGTCCGCGCCGTGGTGGACCAGGGCGCGGAGAACCTCCGGCCCGGCATGAACCTCAATGTGCAATTGATGCATCGCAGCACCGACCGGATTTTCCGTGTCCCGGTCGCGGCGGTCATCAGCCACGAGGGCAAGAACTACGTGTTCGTGAAGACCGCCGAGGGCTACGCGGCGCGGGAAGTGGCGGTGGCGGGGCAGGAAGCCTACAGCGTCACCGTGCATGAGGGCTTGGAGCCGGGCGACGAGGTCGCGGCCCAGGGCGTGGCGGGGCTCAAGGCGGCGTGGCTCGGCATGGGGGAAGGCGAATGA
- a CDS encoding beta/gamma crystallin-related protein codes for MPHIVLFEHENFSGRRVDINQCGSSLGRDHNFNDKTSSIIVVRGTWLVYADGDYNGKCWVLKPGEYPTPGTWGGSHDNISSLRPVPADKGLPLAVLFGDGDFNGRMVSFTEANADFPYIGFNDQVSSAIIVRGNWSAYRDTNFSGQRWALSDKGGPTQNGFYSGPDGFFDNDAISSIRPDSETA; via the coding sequence ATGCCTCATATCGTCTTATTCGAACATGAAAACTTCAGCGGCCGCCGGGTCGATATCAACCAATGTGGCTCCAGCCTGGGCCGCGACCATAATTTCAACGACAAAACCTCGTCCATCATCGTGGTGCGGGGAACCTGGCTGGTCTACGCCGACGGCGATTACAACGGCAAGTGCTGGGTTTTGAAACCCGGCGAATATCCCACCCCCGGTACCTGGGGCGGCTCGCACGACAATATCTCCTCCCTGCGCCCGGTCCCTGCGGACAAAGGACTCCCCCTGGCCGTCCTGTTCGGCGATGGCGATTTCAATGGCCGCATGGTGTCCTTCACCGAAGCCAATGCCGATTTCCCTTACATCGGTTTCAACGATCAGGTGTCTTCGGCGATCATCGTGCGGGGCAACTGGTCGGCCTACCGGGATACCAATTTCAGCGGCCAGCGCTGGGCGCTCTCCGATAAGGGCGGTCCCACCCAGAATGGGTTCTATTCCGGCCCGGACGGGTTTTTCGACAACGACGCCATTTCCTCGATAAGGCCGGATTCCGAAACGGCATAA
- a CDS encoding efflux RND transporter permease subunit, with protein sequence MARLIQFALTQRVFALLLALLLAGAGWLAAMNLPIDAFPDVSPTQVKIIVKVPGMTPEEVEARVTAPVEVELLGIPKQTMLRSIAKYALTDITLDFEEGTDIYWARQQVAERLNGVWANLPANAEGGMAPMTTPLGEMFMFTVEGGDLSLADRRSLLDWVIRPALRTVPGVADVNTLGGRVRSFEVIPDNMRMAARGVSIGELTTALKANNRNDGAGRLVQGEESLLVRAEGRIVDLDDVRTIVIVQRNGIPITVGDVAEVRIGALTRYGAVSQNGKGEAVEGLVLSLRGANARQVVAGLEQKLEEIQPALPKGVKIDVFYNRAHLVEKATYTIIHALVEATVLVLVLLLAFLGDVRAALTVACILPMVALFTFLLMHQFGLTANLMSLGGLAIAIGKLVDPAVVVVENITAHLAEHGKAQRLPRLHIIYRAMREITAPVVSGAMIIGIVFVPLFSLEGLEGKLFKPVAFTNVFAMSGSLIFSLIVIPVLASFLMTQVKHEEPWLARQFLALYRPVLLWSLAHGRTVMAGAGLLLLSTLFVYNQIGKTFMPTMDEGDIIVQVEKLPSITLEESVRLDQQIQKAIMEHVPEVVRAVSRVGVDEIGLDPMGLNETDNFFVLKPQAEWRMKTKEELTEAIRKVLDTIPGIAYGFTQPIQMRVTEMLTGVRGDVAVKLYGPELSVLNAKAEEIAAAMKKIPGASDVFTVRNEGMQYLVVKLDRLAAGRLGLDADALADTLRAQIEGLKLGIVQEDIRRTPLLLRGSGEPAHMATLQIALPDGRRVPLSAVAKIEPVEGVVAVNRERGQRYASVRSNVEGRDLVGFVEDAKRAVAEQVQLPTGYYIQWGGQFENQQRAADRLAVVIPLSIGLIFLLLFSTFGSVRQAGLVLANVPLALIGGVYGVWISGEYLSVSASVGFISLLGIAVLNGVVMVSYFNQLRALGLPMDEVVVTGALRRLRPVLMTAGIAAFGLIPLLFATGPGSEIQRPLAVVGVGGLCTSTLLTLVMLPVLYRRWGEG encoded by the coding sequence ATGGCGCGCCTCATCCAATTCGCCCTGACCCAGCGCGTTTTCGCCCTGCTCCTGGCCTTGCTGCTGGCGGGGGCGGGCTGGCTGGCGGCGATGAACCTGCCCATCGACGCCTTCCCGGATGTTTCGCCCACCCAGGTCAAAATCATCGTCAAAGTCCCCGGCATGACCCCGGAGGAGGTCGAGGCCCGCGTCACCGCGCCGGTCGAAGTGGAACTTTTGGGCATCCCCAAGCAAACCATGCTGCGCTCCATCGCCAAATACGCCCTCACCGATATCACCCTGGATTTCGAGGAAGGCACCGATATCTATTGGGCGCGGCAACAGGTGGCCGAGCGCCTGAACGGCGTCTGGGCCAACCTCCCGGCCAACGCCGAGGGCGGCATGGCCCCGATGACCACGCCCTTGGGCGAGATGTTCATGTTCACCGTGGAGGGCGGGGATTTGAGCCTCGCCGACCGGCGCAGCCTGTTGGATTGGGTGATCCGTCCGGCCCTGCGTACCGTGCCGGGCGTGGCCGATGTCAACACCCTGGGCGGGCGGGTGCGGAGCTTCGAGGTCATCCCCGACAATATGCGGATGGCGGCGCGGGGCGTGTCCATCGGCGAATTGACCACGGCGCTCAAGGCCAACAACCGCAACGACGGCGCGGGCCGCTTGGTCCAGGGCGAGGAATCGCTGCTGGTGCGGGCCGAGGGCCGTATCGTCGATTTGGACGATGTGCGGACCATCGTCATCGTCCAGCGCAACGGCATCCCCATCACCGTGGGCGATGTGGCCGAAGTCCGCATCGGGGCGCTGACCCGATACGGCGCGGTCAGCCAGAACGGGAAGGGCGAGGCGGTCGAGGGCCTGGTCCTGAGCCTCCGGGGGGCCAACGCCCGGCAGGTGGTGGCGGGCCTCGAACAGAAACTGGAAGAAATCCAGCCGGCCCTGCCCAAGGGCGTGAAGATCGACGTGTTCTACAACCGCGCCCATCTGGTGGAAAAAGCCACCTACACCATCATCCACGCCTTGGTGGAGGCGACGGTGCTGGTGCTGGTGCTGCTGCTGGCCTTCCTGGGCGATGTCCGCGCCGCGCTGACCGTGGCTTGCATCCTGCCGATGGTGGCGCTGTTCACCTTCCTGCTGATGCACCAGTTCGGCCTGACCGCCAACCTGATGAGCCTGGGCGGCCTCGCCATCGCCATCGGCAAGCTGGTGGACCCGGCGGTGGTCGTGGTCGAGAACATCACCGCCCACCTCGCCGAACACGGCAAGGCCCAGCGCCTGCCGCGGCTGCATATCATCTACCGGGCCATGCGCGAAATCACCGCGCCGGTGGTGTCGGGAGCCATGATTATCGGCATCGTGTTCGTGCCGTTGTTCTCGCTGGAAGGCTTGGAAGGCAAGCTGTTCAAACCGGTGGCCTTCACCAATGTGTTCGCCATGAGCGGCTCGCTGATTTTTTCGCTGATCGTCATCCCGGTGCTGGCCTCGTTCCTGATGACCCAGGTCAAGCACGAAGAGCCCTGGCTGGCGCGGCAATTCCTGGCGCTATACCGCCCGGTGTTGCTGTGGTCGCTGGCGCACGGGCGCACGGTGATGGCGGGCGCGGGGCTGTTGCTGCTATCCACCTTGTTCGTCTACAACCAAATCGGCAAGACCTTCATGCCCACCATGGACGAGGGCGATATCATCGTGCAGGTGGAAAAACTGCCGTCCATCACCTTGGAGGAATCGGTGCGGCTGGACCAGCAAATCCAGAAAGCCATCATGGAGCATGTGCCGGAAGTGGTCCGGGCCGTGTCGCGGGTCGGGGTCGATGAAATCGGCCTGGACCCCATGGGCTTGAACGAGACCGACAACTTCTTCGTGCTGAAGCCGCAGGCGGAATGGCGCATGAAGACCAAGGAGGAATTGACCGAGGCCATCCGCAAGGTACTGGATACCATTCCCGGCATCGCCTACGGCTTCACCCAGCCGATCCAGATGCGGGTGACAGAGATGCTGACCGGCGTGCGCGGCGATGTGGCGGTGAAGCTCTATGGCCCGGAATTGTCGGTGCTGAACGCCAAGGCCGAGGAAATCGCCGCCGCGATGAAGAAGATTCCCGGCGCGTCCGATGTGTTCACCGTCCGCAACGAGGGGATGCAATATCTGGTGGTGAAGCTGGACCGGCTGGCGGCGGGACGGCTGGGGCTGGACGCCGACGCGCTGGCCGACACGCTCCGGGCGCAGATCGAAGGTTTGAAGCTGGGCATCGTGCAGGAGGATATCCGGCGGACGCCCTTGCTGCTGCGGGGTTCCGGGGAACCGGCCCATATGGCCACCTTGCAGATCGCCCTGCCCGACGGGCGGCGGGTGCCCTTGTCCGCCGTCGCCAAGATCGAGCCGGTGGAAGGCGTGGTGGCGGTCAACCGCGAACGCGGCCAGCGCTATGCCTCGGTGCGCAGCAATGTCGAGGGGCGGGATTTGGTCGGCTTCGTCGAGGACGCCAAGCGGGCCGTGGCGGAACAGGTACAGCTACCGACCGGCTATTACATCCAATGGGGCGGGCAGTTCGAGAACCAGCAACGCGCCGCCGACCGCTTGGCGGTGGTGATTCCGCTGTCCATCGGGCTGATTTTCCTGCTGCTGTTCTCGACCTTCGGCTCGGTGCGGCAGGCGGGGCTGGTGCTGGCGAATGTGCCGCTGGCCTTGATCGGCGGGGTGTATGGGGTGTGGATTTCCGGGGAATACCTGTCGGTGTCGGCTTCGGTCGGGTTTATTTCCCTGCTGGGGATCGCGGTCTTGAATGGCGTGGTGATGGTCAGCTATTTCAACCAACTCCGCGCCCTGGGCCTGCCGATGGATGAAGTGGTGGTGACGGGGGCGTTGCGGCGCTTGCGTCCGGTGTTGATGACGGCGGGGATCGCGGCTTTCGGCTTGATTCCGTTGCTGTTCGCGACCGGGCCGGGGTCGGAGATCCAGCGGCCCTTGGCGGTGGTGGGCGTGGGGGGATTGTGTACCTCCACGCTGCTGACTTTGGTGATGTTGCCGGTTTTGTATCGGCGCTGGGGGGAGGGTTAA